In Gemmatimonadota bacterium, the genomic window GCCGTAGCCGGGAAGCGCCCCACCGTTCCCGGTCGGATCGACGCCCGCTGCCAGCAGTCCCCCCATCGCCACGAACTTGCGCTCGTAGGCCATGGCCTTCTGGAAGGCCTCTGGCGAAAACGCCGCGTTGGGGCTGGAATCGATCTGCTCGCGCGCCTTCAGGTAGTCCGTGCGCACTTCGGGAGCCATGGCCTCCAGCGCACGGGGATCCTTCGTGGGTCGGTTCGGCACGAACAGCTCGTAGACCGCCAGCGTCGACGTCATGGGCACGTTGTGGTCGATCATGAGCCGGAACGTATTCGCTACCTCCGGTCCATCGATGTCTACATTGACGGCGTGCTGCATGAACGTCATCGGACACTCGCTCTGCTTCTTGCTCGGGTCGTAGTCCGAGTTCGTGAAGAGTCCGTGCTCGATGTTGTCGATACCGAGACCCACCGCTTCGGTGAAGCTGATCGAGCAGATATGGCCGGTGACCTTCATTCCGAGCTTGTGGGCCTCGTCGATGGCGGCCTGGAACTGCTCGTATCCGATGTTGGTGTACGCTTTGAGCCACGTGGCCCCCTCGTCCGACCAGTACCGAACAAATCGGCGCGCCTCTTCGGGCGTGTCGATGAGCGTCATCGTGGTGATGCCGTCACCACCCGTGATGTACGGCGCGGTGATGTGGATGCGTGGCCCCGGCCAATTCCCACGCTCGATCTCCGCCTTCATGTTGAGCTCGGAATAGGGCGCCCTGCTTCCCGTGGTCCGAACCGTCGTGACCCCCGAGCCGAGGTAGAGGCGAGGTGCGCTGTAGACCAGCGTAGCGCCCCGTCCCCCGGCGGCCGTGTAGTACAGATGGTCGTGCAGTCCCATCATGCCCGGAATCAGGGTGTGGCCCGAACCGTCCACGGTGTGCGCGCCCGAGGGCACCCGCACGGAGCCGGCCGGCCCGAGCGCTGCGATCCGCCTGCCCTCCAGCACCACGGTCTGCCCACGGCGCGCGGGCGCTCCGGTCCCGTCGATGACCGTCACGTTGGTGATCGCGACCACGGGCGCCTCCACCGCGATGTAGGGGCGCATCTGCTCCGAGAACTGCCGTTGGGCAGCCAACGGGGCTGCACACACACCAATCAAAAGCCCTGCGGCGAGGCTACGGGTGAGGCGGGTCATGGCAGGGTCCTCAGGCTGCGGGTGAAGGGCGGCCAATGTAGCGTGGCGGCAAGGCGAGCCGCACCTACCTGACCCGGAAGACGCTGTGCATCCCGGACTCCAAGTGCTCGGAGATGTGGCAATGCATCATCCAATCCCCTGGGTTGGACAGCTCCAGCAGCAGATCCACGGTGGCACCGACCGGAACCAGGACCGTGTCCTTCCACACGAGATTCTCGTTCGGCATCCCGTTCACCGAGAGTACCAGAAAGCGCTGCCCGTGGATGTGCAGGGGGTGCTGCATGGCGTGGAAGGAGCGCCGCTCGTTGGTCACCCGGATCTTCCGGACCTCCCCCAGGGGAAAGTCCCAGCCGATGTCCATCCCTTCACGCCCCGTCACCGGATCCCGCAGGATCCAGCG contains:
- a CDS encoding amidohydrolase family protein, yielding MTRLTRSLAAGLLIGVCAAPLAAQRQFSEQMRPYIAVEAPVVAITNVTVIDGTGAPARRGQTVVLEGRRIAALGPAGSVRVPSGAHTVDGSGHTLIPGMMGLHDHLYYTAAGGRGATLVYSAPRLYLGSGVTTVRTTGSRAPYSELNMKAEIERGNWPGPRIHITAPYITGGDGITTMTLIDTPEEARRFVRYWSDEGATWLKAYTNIGYEQFQAAIDEAHKLGMKVTGHICSISFTEAVGLGIDNIEHGLFTNSDYDPSKKQSECPMTFMQHAVNVDIDGPEVANTFRLMIDHNVPMTSTLAVYELFVPNRPTKDPRALEAMAPEVRTDYLKAREQIDSSPNAAFSPEAFQKAMAYERKFVAMGGLLAAGVDPTGNGGALPGYGDQRNFELLREAGFSPEEAVQIMSLNGARILGVDGELGSIEAGKTADLVLIRGDLTGDPAVIKDVVTVFKDGIGFDSKKLLDDVKGRVGIS